A segment of the Tissierella sp. genome:
TGAAAGTGTATTTGAAAAAAATGATAAAGACATTACAATACTAAGACGAAGAAGAATTGGCTTTGTATTTCAATCCTACAACTTACTTCCAGAACACACTGTATTGGAGAACATACTAATGCCAGCACATCTAGATGGTAAAAAACCAGAGATGGATAGATTAAAGGAAATTATATCTTCATTAGATATAGAAGACAAACTTTCCTATTATCCAGATGAACTATCTGGTGGAGAAAGACAAAGGGTAGCTATAGCTAGAGCATTAATTACCAATCCAGCTATTCTCCTAGCAGATGAGCCAACGGGAAATCTTGATGAAAATACAGGTCAAGAGGTAATAGATTTACTTAAGAAATCAGCAGAGCAATTCCATCAAACTATCATATTAGTAACTCATGATATGGATATAGCAAGACAAGCAGACCATATAATTCAAATAGTAGATGGGCAAATAGTTTCTTACCAGGGGGAAATAGAGTAAACAGGAGGCGTAATTTATGCTAAGAAAAATAGCTTTATCTAGTATGAAGGGAAGGAAGAAGGATACTCTTGTTTTATCATCTGTAATTATTTTATCATTTATATTTATTGTAATAACTACAATATTTCATGCTAGTGCTGAAATGACCAAATATGAACAAAAAGTTGCAATGTTTGGGAAGTGGGATTTTGCATATTATAATGGTAATCAAGATATTCAAAAAAGTCTATTAGAATTGGAAGATGTAAATAAGTTAGGTATAAGTAGAATCATTGGAAAATCATCTACCTGTGGAAATATAGGAACAATAAATCAAGATCTTATAGACTTGGGAGCTTTCCATTTGTATGAGGGGAAGTTACCTGAAAGAGACGATGAAATTGCTTTAGAATTAAATCAACTAAAAGAATTTCCCAGTGATATAAAAGTTGGAGATACCATTCCTATAAGAATAGATTTTCCAGTTTCAAAAAGAGATTATGATACAGTAGTTATCGAACAAGATAGTATAGTAATGCAAGAAATTGAAGAACTTCAAGAACAGGGGATTGCAAACCATATTGACTCTGAGGAGGTATACATCAAACATGTGTATCACCTTAATAGAAATGTTCAATCTTTGGAGAGTTTTAATGGAACAGAAATTGGTGCATATACGAATTACTTATATAGGTTTTTAAGATTAGATGAAGAAAGTATTTATAATCCCAATGATTATTTACAAGATGTTCCTAAATATGGTTCTATTTTAAGTCAAAAACATTATATAACTAGAAATATGGTTGTAACAGGAATTGTGCAAACTTACAGCAATATATGGGATAAAGGCTATCATCCAGTTGCTAATGCCTTTATAACAGAAGATACAGGAAAGCTTCTTATTGAAGATGGATATTTTTTAAGTGAGGTAGTAGACAATAGCAGTTATAAGACTCCATATAATTTATTTATAGATACAAAACTAGTACCAGAGAATTTTTCTAATAAGTATATAGATGAATTTGAAAAACTTATGCTAAACTCCTATTTACACTCAGATACAGAAGATTCTACAGAAGTCACAATGACCTATGGCATTTTATTAGCAGTATTTATAGCTACAATTATTTCCGTATTTTTAATATACTTCACGCAAATCAGGAGAAGAGCTAGAAGAATTGCTTTATTAAAATCCATTGGTGCAACTAATGGTCAAATAGTCAAGCTAATATTATGGGAAGTATGTAATCTACTTATTATACTAATTCCCATAGGTGTAGCTGCTGGAATGGAATTAGGTAAATTGGTATTAGGTATGACGAATAAACACGGAAGAACTGAGTTGAATTTTCATGTTGATTACAGACTAATGACTTTAGGTGTATTGGTTGGATGTATAGCAATATTTATTGGCATTTTGGCCCCCATGATAATTTCCTTGAAGATTCCATTAATAGGGACCATATCTGAGCTTCCTAGACGAAAAAAGACTTTAAAAATCAAACCAATGAAAATTTTCTATAATAATCAAGTTAATAGAGTTAGTAAGAAGAATAAAGAAGTAAATTTTGATATGAAGGTACAATCCTTCGGTAGGATTTCATTAAAAAACATTAAATATAACATAAAAAATTATTTAATGGTATTAGGATTATATACAATTACTATATCTGTACTATTAGGTTCTATTTTTCTTGGCTATTTGTCCTTTAGTTTTTATATTGACAATATAGTAGTTACAGGTAAACCTTCCTATGGATATGAAGTAAATTATGGATTACCTCGGGAGGATATAGATAACTATAGAGAAGAGCTTAAATCAATTGAGGGTGTGACCAATATTAATGTATCCAAAGGCGGAGATGGTGCATTACTTTGGTATGAAGGAATTGAGCAAAATAGATTATATTCTGAATTTCAATCTATATTACCTTCAAATTTAATATCAAAACATTTCGGTGCAAAAAACACTGAATTTATTAATTTATATTCAGAGTATCTAGTGGAGGATGCTATAGTTGCTAATATTTATGGTATTGATGTAAATACAGATATCTACGAGGAATTGAGGAATGCAATAACTAAGGGTGCATTAGATAAAGAGCGATTTGAAGCTGGAAAAGAAGTAATTGTATTGTCTCCTATTTATGAAAGTATAGTAGGGGACATAGAAGAAACTCATAATGATGATATGAACATTTTATTAGATACAGAGCAAAGAAATAGAATGAAGGCATTACTACGATATAATAACCTCTATGATATAACCTACGATTTCCGAAAAAGCGAGAATTATTCACATGATAGTAGCGTAGAAATTGGAGACAGCATATATCTTACAATACTAAATGAATCTACAATAAATACCTTCAAAAGTTATGATGTAAAAGTTGGAGCAATTATTCATTATTTTCCAGATAAGGGTATATGGCCTTTTTCAGAGACTATTGAAAATCCAGTAGTAATAGGTTCCTATAGTTTTACTGAAAGATTATACCCTGCCACTATTAAAAGTAGATATATTAAGAGTAATATCAATTTATCATCTATGCTTAAGAATAAGATACCTGCAAAATATGGGAAGTCATGGATTTTTATTGAAACTGATAATGATTCCTTTAAGCCTCAATCATTGATTAGTTTGCAAGATATAGCAAGGGAAAGAGGATTTAAGTTGCATGAATACAAGGAAGTTAATGATATTGCATTTAAAAAGGCATTTAATTCCGCTACTATCCCAGTTGTCCTAGGAATTGCTGTTGCAATAATTAATAGTATTATACTTTATAATATATCTTTATCAAAACTGGAACAAGAAAGAGATAGAATTGGTACTTTCCAGGCATTAGGGGTTATGAAAGGAGAATTTAAAAAACAATATTTAATAGTGGGATTTGTCTATGGCTTAATTTCATTAATAATATTCCATATACTATTTGCTTTAACTATATCTTTTACATCCATAGGAAAGGTTAGTTTTATGTCTATGAATATAGAAAAATATATTAATTATATTGTAAGTAAACAGCTTTGGCTATATCCATGGGGAATCCATATAATAATATGTATAATTTTCTTCGTAGCTACTATATTGACTTACTATTTACCACTAAGAAAGATAATAGATAATCAACCTATGGATAATATCAGAAGCTTGGGAAGATAGAGGGATCTATAAACAGATAGCAAAGGAGCGTGGGTTATATGAGGAAAGTAACTTTAATGATTTTTCTATGTCTTTTCTTAATAGGTTGTAATTCTTCAAAGGGAAATGAAAGTAAGATTGAGTTACCAGTAGATTCACCAAAAATAAATGAGGTATTTTATAAGGTAGAAGATAAAATAGGAAATAATGGTGAATTTAATAAGGGATCAAAGATAGATGAAATTAGTCTTACTGATAATAATATTGACAATCTATATTTGCTGGGGAAAGTCTGGGGATTTTTGAAATATTATCATCCTTATGTTGCAAAAGGAGAATATAACTGGGATTATGAATTATTTAGAGTTCTACCTAGGATTATAGAAGTGGAAAATACAGATGAGAGAGATGAAATGTTATGTAATTGGATAGAAAGCTTGGGAGACTATGAGGCTGGTAGATATCCTTTAGAAAATGAGTGGGATATAAAAGTGAATATAGATTTGAATTGGATTGAAAATTCTAATTTGAAACAAGGATTGATATTACAACTTACAGATATTAAGAAAGCTAGGAGGAGATTAAATAGTAAGTATGCTGATGTAAGTAAATATATGATAAATCCAGATTTTAAAAATGAAAAACCATATTCGCAAATGACCTATCCAGATGCTGGATATCGCCTATTATCTCTATACAGATATTGGAATATAATTGAATATTACTTTCCTTATAAGTATTTGATTGAAGAGGATTGGAACAATGTATTAAAGGAGTTTATCCCTAAATTTTTAGATGCTTCAGATGAATTAGAGTATAACCTTGTAGTCTTAGAGTTAATTACTAGAATAAATGATTCACATGCTGTGGTTGAAAAGTCTAAAATTTTGGACCAATACTGGGGGATAAATTATTCTCCTATAAAAGTTGCTTTTATTGAAGATAAACTAGTTGTAATAGATTATTATAATAAAGAATTGGTGCAACAGTCAGGGCTTAAGATAGGAGATATAATTACAAATATTAATAATAAGACTGTAGAAGATATAGTTATTGAAATGGAACCCTATGTTCCTGCATCAAATCATCCCACTAAATTAAGAAATATTTCAAGGGACATTCTGAGAACCAATGAGGAATCTTTAAGAATTGATTACATCTCTAATGATGAAATCAATTGGACGGAAGTAAAGTGCTATCCAAAAGAAGTATTAAATAGTGATATATCGGAGTTTAATAGATTAGTTAAAAATAATAATGCAGATACTTATTATAAAGTTATTGATTCTGATATTGGGTACATTTATCCAGGATTATTTAAGGCTGAATATGAGAAGGAGCTCCTTGCAAATATTAAAGATACAAAAGGATTAATAATCGATTTTAGATCTTATCCTATGGAGCCTATTATGCCTGTATTAGGAAATTATTTATTTCCAGAAAGCATTCAATTTGCTAAGTTTACTAAAGGAAGTCTAGAAGAACCGGGTTCATTTAGTTTTCAACATAATTCAGAAATAGGAATGACAAATGATTATTATTATAAAGGCAAAATTGTAATAATCATTAATGAAATCTCACAGAGTCAATCAGAGTTTACTACTATGGCTTTTAGAAAAGCACCTAATGCAATAGTAATTGGTAGCAATTCAGCAGGTGCAGATGGAGATGTATCTTTTTTCTATCTTCCTGGAAACATCTACACAAGAATAACAGCTGCAGGAGTATATTATCCTGATGGTGGAGAAACACAGAGAATAGGCATAATACCAGATATAGAAGTAAACCCAACTATTGAAGGTATTAAAGCTGGTAGAGATGAGTTGATTGAGAAGGCAATTCAGATCATTAAAGAAGATGAAAGATAATTTTTACTATTTATCGTACCAGATTGATAAATAGTTTCTTACTAGGGGGAAATAGAGTAAACAGGGGGTGTGGATATGCTAAGAAAAATAGCCTTATCTAGTATGAAAGGAAGAAAGAAGGATACTTTTATACTATCATCTGTAATCATATTATCATTTATATTTATTGTAATAACCACAGTCTTTCATGCTAGCTCTGAAAAGACTAAGTATGAACAAAAATCTGCAATGTTTGGGAAATGGGATTTAGTATATTATAATGGGCATTTA
Coding sequences within it:
- a CDS encoding ABC transporter ATP-binding protein, which gives rise to MSLLKLENISKTYVTGELVVEALKSVNLEIDQGYFYAIIGKSGSGKSTLLHILGALDRPTEGKLFLEGESVFEKNDKDITILRRRRIGFVFQSYNLLPEHTVLENILMPAHLDGKKPEMDRLKEIISSLDIEDKLSYYPDELSGGERQRVAIARALITNPAILLADEPTGNLDENTGQEVIDLLKKSAEQFHQTIILVTHDMDIARQADHIIQIVDGQIVSYQGEIE
- a CDS encoding ABC transporter permease, with product MLRKIALSSMKGRKKDTLVLSSVIILSFIFIVITTIFHASAEMTKYEQKVAMFGKWDFAYYNGNQDIQKSLLELEDVNKLGISRIIGKSSTCGNIGTINQDLIDLGAFHLYEGKLPERDDEIALELNQLKEFPSDIKVGDTIPIRIDFPVSKRDYDTVVIEQDSIVMQEIEELQEQGIANHIDSEEVYIKHVYHLNRNVQSLESFNGTEIGAYTNYLYRFLRLDEESIYNPNDYLQDVPKYGSILSQKHYITRNMVVTGIVQTYSNIWDKGYHPVANAFITEDTGKLLIEDGYFLSEVVDNSSYKTPYNLFIDTKLVPENFSNKYIDEFEKLMLNSYLHSDTEDSTEVTMTYGILLAVFIATIISVFLIYFTQIRRRARRIALLKSIGATNGQIVKLILWEVCNLLIILIPIGVAAGMELGKLVLGMTNKHGRTELNFHVDYRLMTLGVLVGCIAIFIGILAPMIISLKIPLIGTISELPRRKKTLKIKPMKIFYNNQVNRVSKKNKEVNFDMKVQSFGRISLKNIKYNIKNYLMVLGLYTITISVLLGSIFLGYLSFSFYIDNIVVTGKPSYGYEVNYGLPREDIDNYREELKSIEGVTNINVSKGGDGALLWYEGIEQNRLYSEFQSILPSNLISKHFGAKNTEFINLYSEYLVEDAIVANIYGIDVNTDIYEELRNAITKGALDKERFEAGKEVIVLSPIYESIVGDIEETHNDDMNILLDTEQRNRMKALLRYNNLYDITYDFRKSENYSHDSSVEIGDSIYLTILNESTINTFKSYDVKVGAIIHYFPDKGIWPFSETIENPVVIGSYSFTERLYPATIKSRYIKSNINLSSMLKNKIPAKYGKSWIFIETDNDSFKPQSLISLQDIARERGFKLHEYKEVNDIAFKKAFNSATIPVVLGIAVAIINSIILYNISLSKLEQERDRIGTFQALGVMKGEFKKQYLIVGFVYGLISLIIFHILFALTISFTSIGKVSFMSMNIEKYINYIVSKQLWLYPWGIHIIICIIFFVATILTYYLPLRKIIDNQPMDNIRSLGR
- a CDS encoding S41 family peptidase, producing the protein MRKVTLMIFLCLFLIGCNSSKGNESKIELPVDSPKINEVFYKVEDKIGNNGEFNKGSKIDEISLTDNNIDNLYLLGKVWGFLKYYHPYVAKGEYNWDYELFRVLPRIIEVENTDERDEMLCNWIESLGDYEAGRYPLENEWDIKVNIDLNWIENSNLKQGLILQLTDIKKARRRLNSKYADVSKYMINPDFKNEKPYSQMTYPDAGYRLLSLYRYWNIIEYYFPYKYLIEEDWNNVLKEFIPKFLDASDELEYNLVVLELITRINDSHAVVEKSKILDQYWGINYSPIKVAFIEDKLVVIDYYNKELVQQSGLKIGDIITNINNKTVEDIVIEMEPYVPASNHPTKLRNISRDILRTNEESLRIDYISNDEINWTEVKCYPKEVLNSDISEFNRLVKNNNADTYYKVIDSDIGYIYPGLFKAEYEKELLANIKDTKGLIIDFRSYPMEPIMPVLGNYLFPESIQFAKFTKGSLEEPGSFSFQHNSEIGMTNDYYYKGKIVIIINEISQSQSEFTTMAFRKAPNAIVIGSNSAGADGDVSFFYLPGNIYTRITAAGVYYPDGGETQRIGIIPDIEVNPTIEGIKAGRDELIEKAIQIIKEDER